In one window of Paraflavitalea soli DNA:
- a CDS encoding GlxA family transcriptional regulator produces MKHISVLIPEGDISLSNVEGVHHIFSEVNKAYVRAGKGPLFYFQLVGRQRSHFMKENFFSIHPNFLITEDFKTDLLIIPALHGDIFKSVERNKELIPWIVDQYNRGAEVMSLCTGAFLLGATGLLSGRSCATHWIHVNEFREMFPEVVVVDDKIMTDESGIYTSGAAYSYLNLILYYIEKYANRDIAILIAKIFALDIGRTSQSQFIIFQGYKHHNDESVLKAQEYIESNYQQKISVDELATHVSLGRRNFERRFKTATSNSVFEYMQRVKVEAAKKQLEAGSKTVNEVMYETGYTDVKAFRDVFKKVVGMSPGEYRHKYTRDVTV; encoded by the coding sequence ATGAAACACATTTCTGTTCTGATCCCTGAGGGAGATATTAGCCTGAGCAATGTGGAGGGGGTACATCACATCTTCTCGGAAGTGAATAAAGCTTATGTAAGAGCAGGAAAGGGGCCTCTGTTCTATTTTCAATTGGTGGGCAGGCAGCGGAGCCACTTTATGAAAGAAAACTTCTTCAGCATCCATCCCAACTTTTTGATAACTGAAGATTTCAAGACAGACCTGTTGATCATACCGGCGCTGCACGGGGATATTTTTAAAAGTGTGGAAAGGAACAAGGAGCTGATCCCCTGGATCGTGGACCAGTATAACAGAGGGGCTGAGGTGATGAGCCTTTGCACAGGAGCCTTTTTACTGGGAGCAACGGGATTGTTATCGGGGCGGAGTTGTGCCACGCATTGGATACATGTGAATGAGTTCAGGGAAATGTTTCCCGAAGTGGTGGTGGTAGATGATAAGATCATGACGGATGAGAGCGGTATTTATACCAGCGGGGCTGCCTACTCGTATCTCAACCTCATCCTGTACTATATTGAAAAATATGCGAACAGGGATATTGCGATCCTGATCGCCAAAATATTTGCACTGGATATCGGACGTACGAGTCAATCGCAGTTCATCATATTCCAGGGATACAAGCACCACAATGATGAAAGTGTATTGAAGGCACAGGAATACATAGAAAGTAATTACCAGCAAAAGATCAGTGTAGATGAGTTGGCCACACATGTATCGCTGGGCAGGAGGAATTTCGAACGCCGGTTTAAAACGGCCACTTCCAATTCTGTTTTTGAATATATGCAACGGGTAAAGGTAGAGGCGGCCAAGAAGCAATTGGAAGCAGGCAGTAAAACGGTGAATGAGGTGATGTATGAAACGGGATATACGGACGTGAAAGCCTTCAGGGATGTATTTAAAAAAGTAGTGGGCATGTCGCCCGGAGAATACCGGCATAAGTATACGCGGGATGTAACGGTGTAA
- a CDS encoding DUF6377 domain-containing protein codes for MKKLLFIFILLAACAQGAWANNDSLLTELSKAIRQTASYDEARLKEIDQLRQSLHAPGQPLAVLFDRHEKIYEAYKIFNYDSAYGYAIRLVKIAREMNNASYRVAAQIKLSFILLSTGLYKETGDSLASLASQPIPDSLKGEYYTLWGRYYYDLAGYANDHYHSVDYDIKGNKYLDSALAFYIPGSFEHIYYSGLKYFKKGNKKEAATFFDQLMVKPDLGYHQLALTASTLSAIYLQNGDIDKAIDLLVQATVADIKTCTKETVAIFHLAELLYKKGDLRHAAMCIESAIANAEFYGARQRKVQASSILPLIESERINGIEAQKSLLAKYAIVVTILVLALVVLTWIILRQVKKLKLTQQALTAANAAQHVINQQLQESNSRLEEVNEKLQEANKIKEEYIGYFFNMDSEFYNKLDKIKTTIEQKLQERRYEDIKFFLNKIDARKEKEELLLSFDKIFLKLFPNFVQEVNALLRQEEKIGLRDGELLNTDLRIFALMRMGVADPEKIARILEYSVKTIYSYKSRIKNKALIPGDEFEDRIMQIKTL; via the coding sequence ATGAAAAAACTGCTGTTCATTTTTATATTGCTGGCCGCCTGCGCACAGGGGGCATGGGCCAACAACGATAGCTTATTAACCGAGCTCAGCAAAGCCATCCGGCAAACCGCCAGTTATGATGAGGCCCGGCTCAAAGAGATTGACCAGTTGAGACAATCCCTGCATGCACCCGGTCAGCCATTGGCCGTGCTCTTCGACCGGCATGAGAAAATTTATGAGGCTTATAAAATATTCAATTACGACTCTGCCTACGGATATGCCATCCGCCTGGTTAAAATAGCCAGGGAGATGAATAACGCCTCCTACAGGGTAGCTGCCCAAATAAAATTGAGCTTCATTCTCCTGTCCACCGGCTTGTACAAAGAAACCGGCGATTCCCTCGCCTCCCTGGCCAGCCAGCCCATACCCGATTCCCTGAAAGGAGAATATTACACCTTATGGGGGAGGTATTACTATGACCTCGCCGGCTATGCCAACGATCATTACCATTCCGTAGACTATGATATCAAAGGCAACAAATACCTCGACTCCGCCCTGGCTTTTTACATCCCCGGCTCCTTCGAACACATTTATTACAGTGGACTGAAATATTTCAAGAAAGGAAACAAGAAAGAGGCCGCCACCTTTTTCGATCAGCTCATGGTTAAGCCCGACCTGGGCTATCACCAGCTGGCTCTCACTGCTTCCACCCTAAGCGCCATTTACCTGCAGAATGGCGATATCGACAAAGCCATCGACCTCCTGGTGCAAGCCACCGTGGCCGATATCAAAACATGCACCAAAGAGACCGTCGCCATCTTTCACCTGGCTGAACTTCTCTACAAAAAAGGCGATCTCAGGCATGCAGCCATGTGTATCGAAAGCGCCATCGCCAATGCCGAATTTTACGGCGCCCGTCAACGCAAGGTGCAGGCCAGTTCCATCCTGCCCCTGATAGAAAGTGAGCGCATCAACGGCATCGAAGCCCAGAAAAGCCTCCTGGCCAAATATGCCATCGTCGTCACCATCCTCGTGCTGGCCCTCGTAGTCCTTACCTGGATCATCCTGCGGCAGGTGAAAAAACTAAAACTTACCCAACAGGCCTTGACCGCCGCCAACGCCGCCCAGCACGTCATCAACCAGCAGCTGCAGGAATCCAATAGCCGTCTGGAAGAAGTAAATGAAAAACTCCAGGAAGCCAACAAGATCAAAGAAGAATACATTGGCTACTTCTTTAATATGGACTCCGAATTTTACAACAAACTCGATAAAATAAAGACCACCATCGAACAGAAGCTACAGGAGCGCAGATACGAAGACATCAAATTCTTCCTGAATAAAATAGACGCCCGCAAAGAAAAAGAAGAGCTACTCCTTAGTTTCGACAAGATCTTCCTCAAACTCTTTCCCAATTTTGTGCAGGAGGTCAACGCCCTCCTGCGCCAGGAAGAAAAAATCGGCCTTCGGGATGGCGAACTCCTCAATACCGATCTCCGCATCTTTGCCCTCATGCGGATGGGCGTGGCCGATCCCGAAAAGATCGCCCGCATCCTCGAATACTCCGTTAAGACCATCTATTCCTACAAATCCCGGATCAAGAACAAAGCCCTCATCCCCGGCGACGAATTCGAAGACCGGATCATGCAGATAAAGACATTATAA
- a CDS encoding SusC/RagA family TonB-linked outer membrane protein has product MNLSSLPKMLLLLCIGSLALFQAKAQQPSVQVSGSVKNEKGEPLPSVSIKIAGSEKGTVTDPKGNFTLAVADNALLVFSYVGYDTLQVKARANLAITLTPSAGALNDVVVIGYGTQRRKELTGSVATVTAKDFQQGSITTPEQLIAGKVAGVSVTSNSGAPGAGSVIRIRGGASLNASNDPLIVIDGVPLSGNNIYGASNSLSLINPNDIASFTVLKDAAATAIYGSRASNGVIIITTKKGTSGAPVFNFTTQVSAATRAKKMDVQSAAAFRKYVDSLGGGTYDNVHTYKSLLGTANTNWQDEIFQTAISTDNNLSMAGAYKNTPYRVSVGYLDQQGLLRTDHLQRFSGGIAISPRLLDDHLKIDINIKGAYNKARFANGAAISSAVYFDPTQPVHATSPYGNYFEWASVDPGSGAITLNKLAPRNPVALLELYNNTSNVYRSYGNVQFDYKFHFLPELHANLNLGYDIAKGEGQTDVPAFAAQNFLDGGQRNKYSNKINNKVGEFYLNYTKDLKQIKSNINATAGYGYYNNLSTNDNYPALRANGDTIPGTKPLFLLDKPENTLISYYGRLIYTYNNKYILAASIRTDGSSRFSPDTRWGTFPSVALTWQMSREPFLQNVQALSDLKLRLSYGVTGNQDGIYNYPYQSIYSLSGNGSLVQFGNEWYSMGTPAAYDASIKWEQTASYNAGIDYGILNNRINGSIDVYFKKTKDLLNTIPIPAGSNFSSTILTNVGNVENKGIELAINATVIKNSRYSWDVSFNAAYNENEITNLTATKDSTYPGTLTGNGFIQINSVGYQANAFYVYHQQYLKGRPVEGVYADLNDDGIINQKDLYRYKSPFPKFILGFSSQFTYGKWALSTVLRANIGNYMYNGITTGAVKSNVLNPLGYLANSLNDIYNTGFTNGQNQSDYYIQNASFLKMDNLGLAYNLGRIMNDKVGLRITANCQNVFTITKYKGLDPEIYGGIDNTIYPRPRTFVLGASLQF; this is encoded by the coding sequence ATGAATCTATCCAGCCTCCCCAAAATGCTATTGCTTCTTTGCATCGGCAGTTTGGCCCTGTTCCAGGCAAAAGCACAGCAACCCTCCGTACAGGTATCCGGCTCCGTAAAAAACGAAAAAGGAGAGCCCCTCCCTTCCGTCTCCATTAAAATTGCCGGCTCAGAAAAAGGGACCGTCACCGATCCTAAGGGCAATTTTACCCTCGCCGTAGCCGACAATGCCCTCCTGGTATTCTCCTACGTAGGGTACGATACCTTACAGGTAAAAGCCAGGGCCAACCTGGCCATCACCCTCACCCCCTCAGCCGGGGCCCTCAATGATGTAGTGGTCATCGGTTATGGTACCCAGCGCCGCAAAGAGCTCACCGGCTCCGTGGCTACCGTCACCGCCAAAGATTTTCAGCAGGGCAGCATTACTACCCCCGAGCAACTGATTGCCGGCAAAGTGGCCGGTGTGTCCGTTACCTCCAACAGCGGTGCTCCCGGGGCAGGCAGTGTGATCCGCATTCGCGGCGGCGCCTCCCTCAATGCCAGCAACGATCCTCTCATCGTGATCGATGGCGTACCCCTTAGTGGCAACAATATATATGGTGCTTCCAATTCCCTTAGCCTCATCAATCCCAATGATATTGCCTCTTTTACCGTGCTGAAAGATGCCGCCGCCACCGCCATCTATGGGTCCCGGGCTTCCAATGGCGTCATCATCATCACCACCAAAAAGGGCACCAGCGGGGCGCCCGTATTTAACTTCACCACACAGGTTTCTGCTGCCACCCGCGCTAAGAAGATGGACGTGCAATCCGCCGCCGCCTTCCGCAAATATGTAGACTCTCTGGGCGGAGGCACCTACGACAATGTCCATACCTATAAGTCTTTGCTCGGCACCGCCAATACCAACTGGCAGGATGAGATATTTCAAACAGCCATCAGTACCGACAACAACCTCAGCATGGCCGGTGCCTACAAAAACACGCCATACCGTGTGTCTGTAGGTTACCTCGACCAGCAGGGTCTGTTGAGGACCGATCACCTCCAGCGTTTTTCAGGAGGCATCGCCATCAGCCCACGTTTGTTGGATGATCACCTCAAAATAGACATCAACATCAAAGGCGCTTACAACAAAGCCCGCTTTGCCAATGGCGCCGCCATCAGTTCAGCCGTCTACTTCGATCCTACACAACCCGTTCACGCCACTTCTCCCTACGGCAACTACTTTGAATGGGCTTCTGTAGATCCCGGTTCCGGCGCCATCACCTTAAATAAACTGGCCCCCCGCAATCCCGTGGCCCTGCTGGAGCTGTATAACAATACCAGCAACGTGTACCGGAGTTACGGCAACGTCCAGTTCGATTACAAATTCCATTTCCTGCCCGAGCTACATGCCAACCTCAACCTTGGTTATGATATAGCGAAAGGAGAAGGGCAAACAGATGTGCCCGCCTTTGCCGCCCAGAACTTCCTCGATGGCGGACAGCGCAACAAATACTCCAATAAGATCAACAATAAAGTAGGAGAGTTCTACCTCAACTACACCAAAGACCTGAAGCAGATCAAAAGCAATATCAATGCAACAGCAGGGTATGGCTATTACAATAATTTGTCCACCAACGACAATTATCCTGCCCTGCGGGCCAACGGAGATACCATTCCCGGCACTAAACCATTGTTCCTACTCGACAAACCCGAGAATACCCTCATCTCTTATTATGGCCGTTTGATCTATACCTACAACAACAAGTACATCCTGGCAGCCTCCATTCGTACAGATGGCTCCTCCCGCTTTTCGCCCGACACACGCTGGGGTACCTTCCCTTCCGTGGCCCTCACCTGGCAAATGAGCAGAGAACCCTTCCTGCAAAATGTACAGGCCCTGTCCGATCTGAAACTGCGCCTGAGTTATGGCGTTACCGGCAACCAGGATGGTATTTATAACTATCCTTACCAGTCCATTTATTCTTTAAGTGGCAATGGCTCCCTGGTACAGTTTGGCAACGAGTGGTACAGCATGGGCACTCCCGCCGCTTACGATGCCAGCATCAAATGGGAACAAACAGCCAGTTACAATGCAGGCATCGACTATGGCATTCTCAACAACCGCATCAACGGTAGTATCGATGTCTACTTCAAGAAGACAAAAGACCTGCTCAATACCATACCCATTCCTGCAGGCTCCAATTTCAGCAGCACCATTTTGACCAATGTGGGTAATGTAGAGAATAAAGGAATAGAACTCGCTATCAATGCCACCGTGATCAAAAACAGCCGGTACAGTTGGGATGTGAGCTTCAATGCTGCTTACAATGAGAATGAGATCACCAACCTCACCGCCACCAAAGATTCTACTTATCCCGGCACCTTAACCGGCAATGGCTTTATACAGATCAACTCCGTAGGATACCAGGCCAACGCCTTCTACGTGTATCACCAGCAATACCTGAAAGGCCGGCCCGTGGAAGGTGTTTATGCCGACCTCAACGACGATGGCATCATCAACCAAAAAGACCTGTACCGGTATAAATCCCCCTTCCCCAAATTCATACTGGGCTTTTCCAGCCAGTTTACCTATGGCAAATGGGCATTGAGTACCGTACTGCGTGCCAATATCGGCAACTACATGTACAATGGTATTACTACCGGCGCCGTCAAATCAAATGTCCTGAATCCCCTGGGATACCTGGCCAACAGCCTCAATGATATTTACAATACCGGATTCACCAACGGTCAGAATCAGTCTGATTATTACATTCAGAATGCTTCCTTCCTCAAAATGGACAATCTGGGCCTGGCCTATAACCTGGGAAGAATTATGAATGACAAAGTGGGCCTGCGCATCACCGCCAATTGTCAGAACGTATTCACCATCACCAAATACAAAGGCCTCGATCCCGAGATATATGGCGGTATAGACAATACCATCTATCCGCGGCCACGCACTTTCGTACTCGGAGCCAGCCTTCAATTTTAG
- a CDS encoding RagB/SusD family nutrient uptake outer membrane protein, with translation MKKHVNLYTAALFMAVSLLTACHKDLNLQPLNANTSEKQYSNFTGYKQVLAKVYGSYSLVSSSGVGVSDVNIAGISDAGTTDFIRAWWNLQELTTDEALCAWNDPLLLSFHNINWTSSNVFINAAYARSLYQITVCNEFIRESTDEKLTARGFKENEAAEIRHFRAEARFLRAFQYWVLMDLFGNPPFVTEADPIGKYIPKQITRANLFTYIESELKAIDPDLVAPRQNEYARADRGAAWALLARLYLNAKVYTGTDRNTEAITWASKVIEAGYTLKPGYKTLFMSDNDKNNPEVILPIAFDATNSQNYGGTTFLTCSAHGTNPADNQAHGIPGGGWLGNRSTKNLPTVFGDYSGNADKRALFGPGNLEVNDVIVFNDGLSVYKFNNITSGGAIPPSPNGVLCSIDFPLFRLGEMYLIYAEAVLRGGSGGTNARALEYFNLLRTRAYGNTSGNVGAITVNDILNERMRELYWEGSRRTDLIRYGQFTGNTYLWPWKGGVKNGAGVDAHFALFPIPAAETIANPNLKQNTGY, from the coding sequence ATGAAAAAACATGTCAATCTATATACCGCAGCACTGTTCATGGCAGTCAGCCTGCTCACAGCCTGCCACAAGGACCTCAACCTGCAGCCTTTAAATGCCAACACCTCCGAAAAACAATACAGCAACTTCACCGGCTACAAGCAGGTGCTTGCCAAAGTATATGGTTCTTATTCCCTCGTGAGCAGCAGTGGCGTGGGCGTATCTGATGTAAACATTGCCGGTATCAGCGACGCCGGTACTACCGACTTCATTCGTGCCTGGTGGAACCTGCAGGAACTTACCACCGATGAAGCCCTCTGCGCCTGGAACGATCCACTCCTGCTCTCCTTTCACAACATCAACTGGACCTCCTCCAACGTGTTCATCAATGCCGCATATGCCAGAAGCCTTTACCAGATCACCGTGTGCAATGAATTCATTCGTGAGTCCACCGACGAGAAATTAACAGCAAGAGGATTCAAAGAAAATGAAGCCGCCGAAATACGTCACTTCCGTGCCGAAGCACGTTTCCTCAGGGCCTTTCAATACTGGGTATTGATGGACCTCTTTGGCAATCCTCCCTTCGTTACAGAAGCCGACCCTATTGGCAAATACATACCCAAACAGATCACCCGGGCCAATCTCTTCACCTATATAGAATCAGAGCTGAAGGCCATTGATCCCGATCTCGTGGCGCCTCGTCAAAACGAATATGCCCGCGCAGATAGGGGAGCAGCCTGGGCCCTCCTGGCCCGTCTCTACCTCAATGCAAAAGTGTATACAGGAACCGATCGTAACACAGAAGCCATTACCTGGGCGAGCAAAGTAATAGAAGCTGGCTACACCCTCAAGCCTGGCTACAAGACCCTCTTCATGAGCGACAATGACAAGAACAATCCCGAAGTCATTTTGCCCATCGCCTTTGATGCTACCAACTCACAGAATTACGGAGGCACCACTTTCCTCACCTGTTCTGCTCATGGCACCAATCCTGCCGATAACCAGGCCCATGGCATTCCTGGAGGTGGCTGGCTCGGCAACCGCAGCACTAAAAACCTGCCCACTGTTTTTGGCGACTACAGTGGCAATGCAGATAAGCGCGCCCTATTTGGTCCCGGCAACCTGGAGGTGAATGACGTCATCGTCTTCAATGATGGCCTGAGCGTGTATAAATTCAACAACATCACTTCCGGGGGAGCCATCCCTCCTTCTCCCAATGGTGTATTGTGCAGCATCGACTTTCCTTTATTTCGCCTGGGAGAAATGTACCTTATCTACGCCGAAGCCGTACTGCGTGGCGGCAGCGGCGGCACTAACGCAAGGGCATTGGAATACTTCAACCTCCTGCGCACAAGAGCTTATGGAAATACAAGCGGAAATGTAGGCGCCATCACCGTAAATGATATTTTGAATGAACGCATGCGCGAATTGTATTGGGAAGGGTCCCGAAGGACCGACCTGATCCGCTATGGACAATTTACCGGCAACACCTACCTGTGGCCCTGGAAAGGAGGTGTGAAAAATGGTGCCGGCGTCGATGCACATTTTGCTTTATTCCCGATCCCCGCCGCCGAAACCATTGCCAACCCCAACCTGAAACAAAATACCGGATACTGA
- a CDS encoding SusE domain-containing protein, whose translation MRTITNYILILAAAFSLFSCKKDGEQFNLQPGTFTTNALKASATTVVLTPAKENDTAITFQWSVAAFGKQAAVSYILQLATPADTANNWAKAKTFTIDTKSLKYAFIVKDLNNLLNGMGLTPGMANSIAVRIKASVNQYNGAESTVPPVYSNTRTLQITSYGLSLYVPGDYQGWNPGAAPQLAPVAGRAGLYEGYVNITGSGVQYFKYTNAPDWNHTNYGDGGSGTFNTDGAAAGLSVPGPGYYYLTANLNNNTWTATKTTWGILGDASPGGWDTDTQLSYDPTAQVWKVTAIMKQNGSFKFRANNAWALDFGIDAAGKLQYADNPFLGYTAGLNNLSVPADGNYTITLDLHTAGNYTYILHKN comes from the coding sequence ATGCGCACAATAACCAATTATATTCTCATCCTCGCAGCAGCCTTTTCCCTGTTCTCCTGCAAAAAAGATGGAGAGCAGTTCAACCTGCAGCCAGGTACCTTTACCACAAATGCCTTAAAGGCTTCTGCCACCACTGTGGTATTGACACCCGCCAAAGAAAATGATACCGCTATCACCTTTCAGTGGTCTGTTGCTGCCTTTGGCAAACAAGCTGCCGTTAGCTATATCCTGCAATTAGCCACGCCTGCAGATACCGCCAACAACTGGGCTAAAGCAAAAACCTTCACCATCGATACCAAATCACTGAAGTATGCTTTTATAGTGAAAGACCTCAACAACCTCTTGAATGGAATGGGCCTTACACCCGGCATGGCCAACAGTATCGCCGTAAGGATCAAAGCCAGCGTAAACCAATACAACGGCGCCGAATCCACCGTACCTCCTGTGTATTCCAACACCCGCACACTGCAGATCACCTCCTACGGCCTTAGCTTGTATGTGCCCGGAGATTACCAGGGATGGAATCCCGGCGCTGCGCCACAACTGGCGCCCGTAGCAGGCCGGGCCGGTCTCTATGAAGGATATGTAAATATTACAGGCAGCGGTGTACAATATTTCAAATACACCAATGCTCCTGATTGGAACCACACCAATTATGGCGATGGTGGCAGTGGCACCTTCAATACTGATGGCGCAGCAGCTGGCTTATCCGTGCCAGGTCCCGGCTATTATTACTTAACCGCCAACCTCAACAACAATACCTGGACCGCCACTAAAACCACCTGGGGCATCTTAGGTGATGCCTCTCCCGGCGGATGGGATACCGACACCCAACTTAGTTACGACCCCACCGCACAGGTATGGAAAGTAACCGCTATTATGAAACAGAATGGCTCCTTTAAGTTCAGGGCCAACAATGCCTGGGCCCTCGATTTTGGTATTGATGCCGCTGGCAAGCTGCAATATGCCGATAACCCCTTCCTGGGTTATACCGCTGGCCTCAACAACCTGTCCGTTCCGGCAGATGGCAATTACACCATCACCCTCGACCTGCATACCGCCGGCAACTATACCTACATACTACATAAGAATTAA
- a CDS encoding alpha-amylase family glycosyl hydrolase has protein sequence MFTILLSWLLIACSKKEDAPVAPPVPPPDDTPVQYGTPFAQVPAPADAVIYQVNMRAFSQQGNFQGVIARLDSIKALGVNVLYLMPIYPIGSVKAVNSPYCIKDYAAVNSEFGTLADLRALVDGAHNRNMCVILDWVANHTAWDNPWITTHKEWYLQDGGGNVISPPNMGWNDVAQLNFSNVAMRLEMIKAMKSWVYTANVDGFRCDYTDGPPLDFWKQTIDTLRNIKTHKLLLMAEGSRNTNYTVGFDYNFGFGFFGQLKAIYNNNRSALTIDSLNQAEYINASSGQQIIRYISNHDVNGAEGTPLELFGGARGSMAAFTIATCMKSVPMIYNGQEVGMADRIPFPFTSVKIDWTKNPDITAEHKRLIAFRNSSPATRRGQLTPYSNADVCAFTKELSGEKILVIVNLRNTTMNYSVPAAIAGNWKNAFGGTSVNITGQLSLQPYEYRILQNL, from the coding sequence ATGTTCACCATATTACTCTCCTGGCTGCTCATTGCCTGCAGCAAAAAAGAGGATGCACCTGTAGCACCACCCGTACCACCACCCGATGATACTCCCGTTCAATACGGAACACCCTTTGCCCAGGTGCCTGCTCCCGCAGATGCTGTTATTTACCAGGTCAACATGCGGGCCTTTAGCCAGCAGGGGAATTTCCAGGGCGTAATAGCCCGGCTCGATTCTATCAAAGCCCTCGGCGTGAATGTCCTCTACCTGATGCCCATTTACCCCATAGGCAGCGTCAAAGCCGTTAACTCGCCTTATTGTATCAAAGATTACGCCGCCGTCAATAGTGAGTTTGGCACCCTCGCCGATCTCCGTGCCCTCGTCGATGGCGCCCACAACAGAAACATGTGCGTAATACTCGATTGGGTGGCCAACCATACCGCCTGGGACAATCCCTGGATCACCACCCATAAGGAATGGTACCTGCAGGATGGCGGTGGCAATGTAATAAGCCCACCCAATATGGGATGGAATGATGTAGCCCAACTCAATTTTTCTAATGTCGCCATGCGCCTGGAAATGATCAAAGCCATGAAATCATGGGTATACACCGCCAACGTAGATGGATTCCGCTGCGACTATACCGATGGCCCGCCCCTCGACTTCTGGAAACAGACCATCGATACCCTCCGTAATATCAAAACCCACAAGCTGCTCCTGATGGCAGAAGGATCGCGCAATACCAATTATACCGTGGGCTTTGATTACAACTTTGGTTTCGGCTTCTTCGGCCAGCTCAAAGCCATCTATAACAACAACCGGTCGGCCCTCACCATCGACAGCCTCAACCAGGCCGAATATATCAACGCTTCCAGTGGCCAGCAGATCATCCGGTACATTTCCAACCATGATGTGAATGGAGCAGAAGGTACCCCCCTCGAACTATTTGGCGGAGCAAGAGGTTCCATGGCTGCCTTCACCATCGCCACCTGCATGAAGAGTGTGCCCATGATCTACAACGGTCAGGAAGTAGGCATGGCCGATAGGATACCCTTCCCCTTCACCAGCGTAAAGATCGACTGGACAAAGAACCCCGACATCACCGCAGAGCACAAGAGACTCATCGCTTTCAGGAACAGCAGCCCAGCTACCCGGCGTGGCCAGTTGACCCCTTACAGCAATGCAGATGTATGTGCATTCACCAAAGAGCTCAGCGGTGAAAAAATATTGGTCATAGTGAACCTTAGAAATACAACCATGAACTACAGCGTACCTGCGGCCATTGCGGGCAATTGGAAGAATGCTTTCGGCGGAACCAGTGTTAATATCACCGGCCAGCTATCCCTGCAGCCTTATGAATACAGGATATTGCAAAACCTATAA